From one Leptospira stimsonii genomic stretch:
- a CDS encoding two-component system sensor histidine kinase NtrB yields the protein MYSYNTENYFWDHNAGSNPGFSLGDAISVAIEKRQDETAVRYRTLVEHSKDIVFFSDGFGKILEISSKAHQLLGYYSEELLTLRISDIVEESDRKHLSILTDHLCGSDNSTLKINLIHKLGNPIPVEINFKRFSYNRLQGTIQPSSVAGIPSDFLKRTQKMNTIGEIVGGISHDFNNVLTIILACAQLMKLNVEKDSESGKHLQRIIEASDRGSSIAKQLLSFSRPNRNVLNPVLISGIIKELSQSVPYLMGKGIKVEYIDLAPNSRVYGDSCQIYQAILNLLLNAKDAMNCNGRIKITQSVISQETILERFKSPNSKYYLQLEIWDSGEGMDEFTKEKIFHPFFTTKENGKGTGLGLAVVKTIIDEHCGFIDFQSTPGKGTSFFLFFPLFEESASVEFDPRII from the coding sequence ATGTATTCTTATAACACCGAAAATTATTTCTGGGACCACAATGCAGGATCGAATCCCGGTTTTTCATTAGGAGATGCGATCAGTGTTGCGATTGAAAAAAGGCAAGACGAAACGGCAGTTCGTTATAGAACCTTGGTCGAGCATTCAAAAGATATCGTTTTTTTTTCGGACGGTTTTGGAAAAATCTTAGAAATAAGCTCAAAGGCTCATCAACTACTGGGATATTATTCTGAAGAACTATTAACTCTTCGAATTTCGGACATAGTAGAAGAATCGGATAGAAAGCATCTATCTATTCTTACTGATCACCTATGCGGGAGCGATAACTCCACTCTAAAAATAAATCTTATCCATAAACTCGGAAATCCCATTCCGGTTGAAATCAATTTCAAACGATTCTCGTACAATCGACTTCAAGGAACCATCCAACCTTCTTCCGTTGCAGGTATCCCCTCCGATTTTTTAAAAAGAACGCAAAAGATGAATACTATTGGAGAGATCGTTGGAGGAATTTCCCACGACTTTAACAACGTTTTAACGATTATCCTAGCTTGCGCACAACTCATGAAACTGAACGTAGAAAAGGATTCCGAATCGGGAAAACATTTACAGAGGATTATTGAAGCCTCTGACCGCGGAAGCTCCATCGCAAAACAACTCCTTTCATTTTCTCGACCCAATAGAAACGTGCTTAATCCCGTCTTAATATCCGGAATCATAAAAGAATTGAGTCAATCAGTTCCGTATCTAATGGGAAAAGGAATCAAAGTTGAATATATCGATCTCGCTCCTAACTCACGCGTATATGGGGATAGTTGTCAAATATACCAAGCAATTTTGAACTTACTTTTGAATGCGAAAGATGCAATGAATTGTAACGGAAGAATTAAGATAACACAATCCGTTATTTCCCAAGAAACGATTTTAGAACGTTTCAAGTCGCCTAACTCAAAATACTATCTCCAATTGGAAATTTGGGATTCAGGCGAAGGTATGGACGAATTTACAAAAGAGAAAATCTTTCATCCGTTTTTCACCACAAAAGAGAACGGGAAAGGTACCGGACTCGGACTTGCTGTCGTGAAAACAATCATCGATGAACACTGCGGATTTATCGATTTTCAATCTACTCCCGGAAAAGGAACTAGCTTCTTTTTGTTCTTTCCATTGTTTGAAGAATCCGCATCCGTTGAATTCGATCCGAGAATTATCTAA
- the gcvT gene encoding glycine cleavage system aminomethyltransferase GcvT, with protein MSQDKKTPLYESHRALGAKMIPFGGWDMPVQYSGIIAEHNATREAAGLFDVSHMGEIFVTGKPDAILNFLESVTCNSVASLSEFQVQYNAVLNEKGGLVDDVTIYKFSPEKYMICSNASNYEAVTAHLLKYLPAKDVQVEDQSLRWHQIALQGPKANEILSKFLGKELDSIKYYHFAILPFQGEEIIVSRTGYTGEDGFEIYSSIPIGLKLWKEILDFGKSFGLLPCGLGARDTLRIEAKYPLYGHELNESWTPIESGIGWIVKEKQIPFFSSEKILSQKKNGVPSKIVAFSLTEAGVPRENFRVLDSQGNEIGKTTSGTFSPSLKKGIGLALISAEKIKDGEPIQIEIREQPKQAIITTKPFIPGSIRKN; from the coding sequence ATGTCCCAAGATAAAAAAACCCCTCTTTATGAATCCCATCGCGCACTCGGTGCAAAAATGATTCCATTCGGCGGCTGGGACATGCCCGTGCAGTATTCGGGGATCATCGCAGAACACAACGCTACCCGAGAAGCCGCCGGACTTTTCGACGTTTCTCATATGGGTGAAATCTTCGTTACTGGCAAACCGGATGCCATTCTCAATTTTTTAGAATCCGTTACCTGCAATTCGGTCGCTTCACTTTCCGAATTTCAAGTTCAGTACAACGCGGTTCTCAATGAAAAGGGCGGCCTTGTCGACGACGTTACGATCTATAAATTTTCCCCTGAGAAATATATGATCTGCTCCAACGCCTCCAACTACGAAGCCGTAACCGCGCACTTACTCAAGTATCTTCCTGCAAAAGACGTTCAAGTCGAAGACCAAAGTTTACGTTGGCATCAAATTGCGCTCCAAGGTCCGAAGGCGAACGAGATCCTTTCCAAATTCTTAGGAAAAGAATTGGATTCGATTAAGTATTATCACTTCGCAATTCTTCCTTTTCAAGGAGAAGAGATCATCGTCTCTAGAACCGGTTACACGGGAGAAGACGGTTTTGAAATCTATTCTTCCATTCCGATCGGACTCAAACTCTGGAAAGAAATTTTAGACTTCGGAAAATCCTTCGGTCTTCTCCCTTGCGGTCTTGGAGCAAGAGACACACTTCGTATCGAAGCGAAGTATCCACTTTATGGTCACGAACTCAATGAGTCTTGGACTCCAATCGAGTCCGGAATCGGATGGATCGTTAAGGAAAAACAAATCCCTTTCTTTTCATCGGAAAAAATTCTTTCTCAAAAGAAGAATGGGGTTCCTTCGAAAATCGTCGCTTTTTCTCTTACGGAAGCCGGAGTTCCAAGAGAAAATTTCCGTGTATTGGATTCTCAAGGAAATGAAATCGGTAAAACAACTTCGGGAACATTTTCCCCTTCTTTGAAAAAGGGAATCGGCCTCGCTCTGATCTCCGCGGAAAAAATCAAAGACGGAGAACCGATTCAGATTGAAATCCGAGAACAACCGAAACAAGCTATCATTACTACAAAGCCTTTTATCCCAGGCAGTATCAGAAAAAATTAA
- the gcvH gene encoding glycine cleavage system protein GcvH produces MAETQAPAGYLFSEKHEWVKVEGDVALIGISDFAQSALGDIVFVDLPKAGKTIKQFETFGTIESVKAAEDLYAPIGGEVIESNPALSKSPGEVNAKPFDSWMIKVKGFSPSELEKLLSSEKYKTFVAGLE; encoded by the coding sequence ATGGCAGAAACGCAAGCGCCCGCAGGATATCTCTTCTCGGAAAAACACGAATGGGTCAAAGTAGAAGGAGACGTTGCTCTCATTGGAATTTCAGACTTCGCACAGTCCGCGTTAGGCGACATCGTCTTCGTTGATCTTCCGAAAGCCGGAAAAACGATCAAACAATTTGAAACCTTTGGAACCATCGAATCGGTAAAAGCGGCCGAAGATTTATACGCTCCGATCGGCGGAGAAGTCATCGAATCCAATCCGGCTCTTTCCAAAAGCCCGGGAGAAGTAAACGCAAAACCTTTCGATTCTTGGATGATTAAGGTAAAAGGTTTCTCTCCTTCCGAACTCGAAAAACTTCTCAGTTCCGAAAAATACAAAACGTTCGTAGCAGGACTCGAATAA
- a CDS encoding hybrid sensor histidine kinase/response regulator, giving the protein MLQHSINSTMLAKKEPAMSFLESFLIKLFRSPVGLIKSLFGNQIRSKGWLALSDSEEQRKIELLLNHLFQVFEELSSGQSLKDILLTLTSAIEEYRPDIHASILLLDKDRITLRHGAAPSLPKEYNESIDGIKIGPKVGSCGTAAFTKKLIVVENIQTDPLWENYRELAERFHLSSCWSHPILSTSNQVLGTFALYYNEPKKPSELDLRLIHSLAHIAGIAIERKRIEDLKSESEARYRSLVEQASDTIFLTNQEGRYVEINPSGCALLGYTKEEFENLTIWDVIEPEDLKKNPLRLKELRTGKPVLSERKLVRKDGSIVPVEINAKILKNGFLQGIVRNISERKTAEEIVRQAQKMESIGLLAGGVAHDFNNLLTMIMGSAEVMKLRIENNSDLNKQILRIIEAAKRGGSITKQLLLFSRPGSSELKPISISHIIREVTDILSFSLPKNISIETKIDLTNGIIQGDSGHLHQVILNLALNARDAMPDGGKITIRETTARGEEVRKKYPSGKATDYVCILVSDTGKGMSPETKQRIFEPFFTTKERGKGTGLGLSIVDTITKNHFGFIDVESIANKGTTFKLYFPAVSATESSNSESGRQITNLHANVLIVDDETMVLEVLKDILEISGCKVFTANSGKDAVEIFQNQSLQFDLVITDLGMPEMSGDALFQKLKELKSDIKVILTSGHIERDKKDRLLFQGVQAILDKPYKIEEVQSVIRKIL; this is encoded by the coding sequence ATGCTTCAACATTCTATAAATTCAACCATGCTCGCAAAAAAAGAACCGGCCATGTCATTTTTAGAATCGTTCTTAATTAAGCTTTTCCGATCTCCTGTCGGTTTAATCAAATCATTATTCGGAAATCAAATCCGTTCGAAAGGTTGGCTCGCTCTTTCCGACTCCGAGGAGCAGAGAAAAATCGAACTTCTTCTAAATCATCTCTTTCAGGTTTTTGAAGAACTTTCTTCCGGCCAATCGCTTAAAGACATACTTCTTACCCTCACCTCAGCAATCGAAGAGTATCGTCCCGATATACATGCAAGCATTCTTTTGTTGGACAAGGATAGAATTACTCTTAGACACGGAGCCGCTCCGAGTTTGCCGAAAGAATACAACGAGAGCATTGATGGAATAAAGATCGGCCCGAAAGTCGGATCCTGCGGGACGGCCGCTTTCACAAAAAAACTGATCGTTGTTGAAAACATTCAAACGGATCCCCTCTGGGAAAATTATCGCGAACTAGCGGAAAGATTCCACTTGAGCTCCTGTTGGTCACATCCGATTCTTTCAACATCCAATCAGGTTTTAGGCACGTTCGCCCTCTATTACAACGAACCCAAAAAGCCTTCCGAGTTGGACTTGCGATTAATCCATTCACTTGCCCATATTGCCGGAATCGCGATCGAAAGAAAAAGAATCGAGGATCTCAAATCTGAAAGCGAAGCACGATATCGCTCGTTAGTCGAACAAGCATCGGATACAATTTTTCTCACGAACCAGGAAGGCAGATACGTTGAAATCAACCCGAGCGGCTGTGCGCTGTTAGGTTATACAAAGGAAGAATTCGAAAACCTTACGATTTGGGACGTAATCGAGCCGGAAGACCTTAAGAAAAATCCGCTTCGTCTGAAAGAACTTCGTACTGGAAAGCCGGTTTTGAGCGAAAGAAAATTAGTTCGTAAAGACGGAAGTATCGTTCCCGTTGAAATTAACGCAAAAATTTTGAAAAACGGTTTTTTACAGGGTATCGTTCGAAATATTTCAGAAAGAAAGACAGCGGAAGAAATCGTTCGCCAGGCTCAAAAGATGGAGAGTATAGGATTGTTGGCAGGCGGAGTCGCTCACGATTTTAACAATCTTCTTACGATGATCATGGGAAGCGCGGAAGTGATGAAGTTACGGATCGAAAACAATTCGGATTTGAACAAACAGATTCTCCGAATTATCGAGGCGGCGAAAAGAGGAGGATCGATTACAAAACAACTTCTTCTTTTTTCAAGACCGGGTTCTTCCGAACTCAAACCGATTTCAATTTCGCATATCATCCGGGAAGTCACGGATATACTTTCCTTTTCTCTTCCAAAAAATATTTCAATAGAAACAAAAATCGATCTTACAAACGGGATCATTCAAGGAGATAGCGGTCATCTTCATCAAGTCATTCTAAACTTGGCCTTAAACGCGAGAGACGCGATGCCCGACGGCGGAAAAATTACGATCCGAGAAACGACCGCAAGAGGGGAAGAAGTTCGCAAAAAATATCCTTCTGGAAAGGCGACTGACTATGTTTGTATCTTAGTTAGCGATACCGGGAAGGGAATGAGTCCCGAAACAAAGCAAAGAATCTTTGAACCCTTTTTCACAACGAAAGAAAGGGGAAAAGGAACTGGTCTAGGACTTTCCATCGTCGATACGATTACAAAAAATCATTTCGGCTTCATTGACGTCGAGTCGATTGCAAATAAAGGGACTACTTTTAAACTCTATTTTCCGGCAGTAAGTGCGACCGAATCCTCAAACTCGGAAAGTGGAAGACAAATAACAAATCTCCATGCAAACGTTTTGATTGTCGACGACGAGACAATGGTCTTGGAAGTTTTGAAGGATATTCTTGAAATATCCGGTTGCAAAGTTTTTACTGCGAATTCAGGAAAGGACGCTGTCGAAATATTTCAAAATCAAAGTCTTCAATTCGATCTTGTGATAACAGACTTAGGAATGCCTGAGATGAGCGGAGACGCTCTTTTCCAAAAATTGAAAGAATTAAAATCAGATATCAAAGTCATCTTAACTTCAGGACATATCGAAAGGGACAAAAAAGACAGGCTTCTCTTTCAAGGTGTACAAGCCATTTTAGACAAACCTTATAAAATCGAAGAAGTACAGTCTGTGATTCGAAAGATTCTCTAA
- a CDS encoding LA_0364 family Cys-rich lipoprotein has translation MKKYISMVLVIPLIAISFQCSEISPRQKCYEDNYCKSAESDCIAGSLLISSLLQSSSSSTSSTSSSSSNSFLSVLFSPLTCIGAKASCEADCDKKHPF, from the coding sequence ATGAAAAAATACATATCAATGGTCTTAGTCATTCCGTTAATTGCAATTTCGTTTCAGTGCTCGGAAATTTCGCCTCGGCAGAAGTGCTACGAGGATAATTACTGTAAAAGCGCTGAATCGGATTGTATCGCAGGTTCTTTGTTGATATCCAGCCTTTTGCAAAGTAGCAGTTCTTCCACTTCAAGCACTTCCTCGAGTTCATCGAATTCTTTTTTGAGCGTGCTTTTTAGTCCGCTTACTTGTATTGGTGCGAAAGCTTCCTGTGAAGCCGATTGCGACAAAAAACATCCATTCTGA